In a genomic window of Procambarus clarkii isolate CNS0578487 chromosome 10, FALCON_Pclarkii_2.0, whole genome shotgun sequence:
- the LOC138363198 gene encoding uncharacterized protein slr1819-like produces the protein MTSVDLQSAAMTAVDLQSAVMTAVDLQSAVMTAVDFQLAAMTSLDLQSAVMTAVDLQSAVMTAVELQSAVMTAVDLQSAVMTAVDFQSAAMTSLDLLSAVMTAVDLQSAAMTSLDLQSAAMTSVDLQSAVMTAVDLQSAAMTAVDFQSAAMTAVDLQSAAMTAVDLQSAAMTAVGLQSAAMTAVDLQSAAMTAVDLQSAVMTAVDLQSAVMTAVDLQSAVMTAVDLQSAVMTAVDLQSAAMTAVDLQSAAMTAVDLQSAAMTPETQEYDY, from the coding sequence ATGACATCTGTGGATCTCCAGTCTGCCGCCATGACAGCTGTGGACCTCCAGTCGGCCGTCATGACAGCTGTGGACCTCCAGTCGGCCGTCATGACAGCTGTGGACTTCCAGTTGGCCGCCATGACATCTCTGGACCTCCAGTCGGCCGTCATGACAGCTGTGGACCTCCAGTCGGCCGTCATGACAGCTGTGGAACTCCAGTCGGCCGTCATGACAGCTGTGGACCTCCAGTCGGCCGTCATGACAGCTGTGGACTTCCAGTCGGCCGCCATGACATCTCTGGACCTCCTGTCGGCCGTCATGACAGCTGTGGACCTCCAGTCGGCCGCCATGACATCTCTGGACCTCCAGTCGGCCGCCATGACAAGTGTGGACCTCCAGTCGGCCGTCATGACAGCTGTGGACCTCCAGTCGGCCGCCATGACAGCTGTGGACTTCCAGTCGGCCGCCATGACAGCTGTGGACCTCCAGTCGGCCGCCATGACAGCTGTGGACCTCCAGTCGGCCGCCATGACAGCTGTGGGCCTCCAGTCGGCCGCCATGACAGCTGTGGACCTCCAGTCGGCCGCCATGACAGCTGTGGACCTCCAGTCGGCCGTCATGACAGCTGTGGACCTCCAGTCGGCCGTCATGACAGCTGTGGACCTCCAGTCGGCCGTCATGACAGCTGTGGACCTCCAGTCGGCCGTCATGACAGCTGTGGACCTCCAGTCGGCCGCCATGACAGCTGTGGACCTCCAGTCGGCCGCCATGACAGCTGTGGACCTCCAGTCGGCCGCCATGACACCTGAGACCCAAGAATATGACTACTAA
- the LOC138363199 gene encoding uncharacterized protein slr1819-like, which produces MTAVGVQSAAMSAVDLQSAVMTAVDLQSAVMTAVDLQSAVMTAVDLQSAVMTGVDLQSAVMTAVDLQSAAMTAVDLQSAAMTAVDLQSAVMTAVDLLSAAMTAVDLQSAAMTAVGIQSAAMTT; this is translated from the coding sequence ATGACAGCTGTTGGCGTCCAGTCGGCCGCTATGTCAGCTGTGGACCTCCAGTCGGCCGTCATGACAGCTGTGGACCTCCAGTCGGCCGTCATGACAGCTGTGGACCTCCAGTCGGCCGTCATGACAGCTGTGGACCTCCAGTCGGCCGTCATGACAGGTGTGGACCTCCAGTCGGCCGTCATGACAGCTGTGGACCTCCAGTCGGCCGCCATGACAGCTGTGGACCTCCAGTCGGCCGCCATGACAGCTGTGGACCTCCAGTCGGCCGTCATGACAGCTGTGGACCTCCTGTCGGCCGCCATGACAGCTGTGGACCTCCAGTCGGCCGCCATGACAGCTGTGGGCATCCAGTCGGCCGCCATGACAACTTAG